In Methanobrevibacter sp., a genomic segment contains:
- a CDS encoding PDGLE domain-containing protein — protein sequence MDKKDTYLIVVAVVICIVICCLSPFIASPDPDGLEKSAEDSGLPEDFSIEEIKGIPGAIFPDYAFANDPENQVLQIVALVLGTIVTLVAGYGVAAIVRSRN from the coding sequence ATGGATAAAAAAGATACATATTTAATTGTTGTAGCAGTTGTCATTTGTATTGTAATTTGCTGTCTTTCACCGTTTATTGCATCCCCAGATCCAGATGGTCTTGAAAAATCTGCAGAAGACTCTGGACTTCCAGAAGATTTCTCAATTGAAGAGATCAAGGGAATACCAGGTGCAATCTTCCCAGATTATGCATTTGCAAATGACCCTGAAAACCAAGTATTGCAAATTGTAGCCTTAGTGCTGGGTACAATAGTTACATTAGTAGCAGGGTATGGCGTTGCAGCAATCGTTAGAAGTAGAAATTAA
- a CDS encoding phosphate uptake regulator PhoU: MSKKDKTLKDILDFILYENPSTQDEIAEKLGISRRYVTQLLQPLVKDGTVKRAYMIDLKSYEKFTESLDDYSISKNSTGNVLLNDMLANMAKHVHSQLESSFNAVLDYDEDLANKALEMDFTTNNMVEKIRTSVETILNINKHSEFSKYLLYNEIAYDLERIGDYCGHIAKFVINDIYEIDDNVLKKLKKMYKTSQSMIRLAMKAFIENRTELKEDLMELEDSIHILQAKSINLIATQMAESSFDEKERSNYFIYLFRVIKAFERIGDISVEMMDVAIEFHENIPRPTTPRTFR; this comes from the coding sequence ATGAGTAAAAAAGATAAAACATTAAAAGACATATTGGATTTTATTTTATATGAAAATCCTTCCACTCAAGATGAAATTGCAGAGAAATTAGGAATTTCTAGAAGGTATGTCACTCAGCTATTGCAACCTTTAGTTAAAGACGGCACAGTAAAGAGAGCTTATATGATTGATTTGAAGAGCTATGAAAAATTCACGGAATCTTTAGATGATTATTCCATCTCAAAAAATAGCACAGGCAATGTTTTATTGAATGACATGCTGGCAAACATGGCCAAACATGTTCACTCCCAGCTTGAATCTTCATTCAATGCTGTTCTTGATTATGATGAAGATTTGGCAAACAAGGCATTAGAGATGGATTTCACCACCAATAACATGGTTGAAAAAATCAGAACTTCTGTTGAAACCATTTTAAACATTAATAAACATTCTGAATTCTCAAAATATTTGCTTTATAATGAGATTGCATATGATTTGGAACGTATTGGGGATTACTGCGGCCATATTGCGAAATTTGTAATTAATGATATTTATGAAATTGACGATAATGTCTTGAAAAAATTAAAAAAGATGTATAAGACTTCTCAAAGCATGATTCGTTTGGCAATGAAAGCGTTCATTGAAAACAGGACAGAGCTTAAAGAGGATTTAATGGAATTGGAAGATTCAATTCATATTTTACAAGCAAAATCCATTAATCTGATAGCAACTCAAATGGCTGAAAGTTCATTCGATGAAAAGGAGCGTTCAAACTATTTCATATACCTGTTTAGAGTAATCAAGGCATTTGAAAGAATCGGAGACATTTCTGTTGAGATGATGGATGTTGCCATTGAATTTCATGAGAATATCCCGAGGCCCACCACTCCAAGGACTTTCAGATAA
- the cbiQ gene encoding cobalt ECF transporter T component CbiQ — protein sequence MVDITQIMRFDDLASKDSPIHNLEGRIKLISTIFIIVVCVISQELFTPIILEILLLIILKLADLSYVDSFKRLLMLLPFGGAVIIFQPFIQPGNVIWRYSWLTITDGGLNWGILLFVRLIVCLTAIIIYSSTTPLQEMASSFRKLKMPRDLAMILSIMVRFLFLFVDELAAIRKSQKARNFSIHGTTTPYKWRVKQVGYTIGMMFLKAYEQGERVHRSMVSRGFSDASEMFDEKKSPEKSDYLYLLTIIIIVIVLEIIIYKFSGQLGYFGKNLGIN from the coding sequence ATGGTAGATATAACACAAATAATGAGATTTGATGATTTGGCATCAAAAGATAGTCCGATACATAATTTGGAAGGGCGAATTAAACTAATTTCCACTATTTTTATAATTGTAGTATGTGTTATTTCACAGGAACTTTTTACACCGATAATATTAGAAATACTTTTATTAATCATTCTTAAACTAGCTGATTTATCATATGTTGATTCTTTTAAAAGATTATTAATGTTGCTTCCTTTTGGTGGAGCAGTCATCATATTCCAACCGTTTATTCAACCTGGAAACGTTATTTGGAGATATTCCTGGTTAACTATTACTGACGGCGGTTTGAATTGGGGAATTTTATTATTTGTTCGCCTGATTGTTTGTTTAACTGCAATCATAATATATTCATCAACAACCCCCTTACAGGAAATGGCCAGCTCCTTTAGAAAATTAAAAATGCCTAGAGACTTGGCAATGATTTTATCAATTATGGTTAGATTTTTATTTTTATTTGTTGATGAACTTGCAGCAATTCGTAAAAGTCAAAAAGCAAGAAATTTCAGCATTCACGGTACAACCACCCCCTATAAATGGAGAGTCAAACAAGTGGGATATACAATAGGCATGATGTTTTTAAAAGCTTATGAACAGGGAGAGCGTGTTCACAGAAGTATGGTGAGCCGTGGTTTTTCAGATGCCTCTGAAATGTTTGATGAAAAAAAATCCCCTGAAAAAAGCGATTATTTATATTTATTAACAATAATTATTATTGTAATTGTCCTTGAAATTATCATATATAAGTTTAGCGGACAATTAGGTTACTTTGGAAAAAATTTAGGAATTAATTAG
- the cbiM gene encoding cobalt transporter CbiM: protein MHIPDGFIPIAQCLIYYVILIVALYFSVKWARSNLDEKRIPLLAVLAAGIFAIMSMNMPIPFGTSGHMVGGALVAIVFLAPEAAVLVFTVVLLIQALIFGDGGITALGANVLNMAIVGGCVGLYTFKGLKGIIGKYAAAGVGAWLATVLAALACAIEMAIAGTFPANVGIPSMVLYHFFIGIIEAVLTVIVLVALDKFRPDLLAWNKSEGDA from the coding sequence TTGCATATACCTGACGGATTTATACCTATTGCACAATGTTTAATCTACTATGTAATATTAATAGTTGCATTATACTTCTCTGTGAAATGGGCTAGATCTAACTTAGATGAAAAACGTATACCTCTTTTAGCTGTTCTCGCTGCAGGTATCTTTGCAATCATGTCCATGAACATGCCAATTCCATTCGGTACAAGTGGACACATGGTTGGAGGAGCTCTTGTAGCTATTGTATTCCTCGCGCCGGAAGCTGCTGTTTTAGTATTTACAGTAGTATTATTAATCCAAGCATTAATCTTCGGAGACGGAGGAATTACTGCTCTTGGAGCAAACGTGTTAAACATGGCGATTGTAGGAGGATGCGTTGGATTATACACCTTTAAAGGACTTAAAGGAATAATTGGAAAATACGCCGCAGCAGGTGTTGGAGCATGGTTAGCTACTGTGCTTGCTGCTTTAGCATGTGCTATCGAAATGGCTATCGCAGGAACATTCCCAGCAAATGTTGGTATTCCATCAATGGTATTATACCACTTCTTCATTGGAATAATTGAAGCAGTATTAACTGTCATTGTTCTTGTAGCCTTAGATAAATTCAGACCAGACTTACTTGCCTGGAATAAAAGCGAAGGAGATGCATAA
- a CDS encoding ATP-binding cassette domain-containing protein, which yields MEHIHLETKNLTFTYPDGTQALKNVNIKIKKGEKIAIMGPNGAGKSTLFSHFNGLTEPTSGHVEIDGKKIVFERDELLEVRQKVGIVFQDPNDQLFAPTVKEDVAFGPMNLGLEYDEVEKRIKESLEMVGMSGFEEKTPHHLSGGQQKRVAIAGIIAMRPEIMILDEPTAGLDPEGVDKVLNILNDLNDEGMSIVISSHDIEMVNGFADKIFVLYHGEIIAQGDKHQIFSDKELLKKAHLKAPVTTEVLYKLKEKGLDVDPEKLSIDEAVEEILKAAKN from the coding sequence ATGGAACATATACATCTCGAAACTAAGAATTTAACTTTTACATATCCTGATGGTACTCAAGCATTGAAAAATGTTAACATTAAAATTAAGAAAGGAGAAAAAATAGCCATTATGGGACCTAATGGTGCCGGTAAATCAACATTGTTTTCTCACTTTAACGGCTTAACAGAACCCACATCCGGACATGTTGAAATAGACGGCAAAAAAATCGTATTTGAACGTGACGAACTGCTTGAAGTAAGGCAAAAAGTAGGAATAGTATTCCAAGATCCAAATGACCAACTGTTTGCGCCAACCGTTAAGGAGGATGTTGCATTTGGACCTATGAACTTAGGTCTTGAGTATGATGAAGTTGAAAAAAGAATCAAGGAATCTCTGGAAATGGTTGGAATGAGTGGCTTTGAAGAAAAAACTCCTCACCATTTAAGCGGAGGCCAACAGAAAAGAGTGGCGATTGCTGGAATCATTGCAATGCGCCCAGAAATAATGATACTTGATGAGCCTACTGCAGGACTCGACCCTGAAGGTGTTGATAAAGTATTGAATATCCTTAACGATTTAAACGATGAAGGAATGAGCATCGTTATCTCTTCACATGATATAGAGATGGTGAACGGATTTGCAGATAAGATATTTGTTTTATACCATGGTGAAATAATTGCACAGGGAGATAAACATCAAATATTTTCCGATAAGGAATTATTGAAAAAAGCTCATCTAAAAGCGCCAGTAACAACTGAAGTACTTTATAAATTAAAAGAAAAAGGGTTGGATGTCGATCCTGAAAAGCTAAGTATTGACGAAGCCGTTGAAGAGATATTAAAAGCGGCAAAGAATTAA
- a CDS encoding 4Fe-4S binding protein, producing the protein MQVDMEECGVCEDCIDVCMEEAIVKKAFTIVIDNDKCDSCGECVDVCPVGAIYED; encoded by the coding sequence TTGCAGGTAGATATGGAAGAATGCGGAGTCTGTGAAGATTGTATTGATGTTTGTATGGAAGAAGCGATTGTGAAAAAAGCCTTTACAATTGTTATTGACAATGATAAATGCGATTCCTGCGGAGAATGCGTTGATGTATGTCCAGTAGGCGCCATTTACGAAGATTAA